In Deltaproteobacteria bacterium, the following proteins share a genomic window:
- the dnaX gene encoding DNA polymerase III subunit gamma/tau, which yields MHLALARKYRPQTFADVVGQEHVTRTLQNALTGGRLHHAYLFCGARGVGKTTVARLLAKAVNCAGRGESAEPCNTCPSCLNITDGRSLDVQEIDGASNTGVDDVREIREFLKYLPAGDHYKIYVIDEVHMLSTAAFNALLKTLEEPPPHALFVFATTEPQRIPATILSRCQRYDFRRVSGQRIVETLRTLAQREGYTVEPEVLQLLAIESEGSLRDAESLLDQAVAFAGTVVTVDQLRALLGFTDRTTLRNFVEAIAARDAATVLERLEAVYQAGGNVGRLVLELLEQFRHLWVIASCGKAPTPESLPQDDLAFLEATAKRFTVAEWQQWFTLLYHGIEEINRSRWPKLAMEALLLRLVQVEPVTAVGALIEQVERLLQSPVPQALARTPVQPTKSAMLPVAPQPLVPSRQPPTITPPPPVTSHQPPVTSLWSTCFEWLQANRPQLASILEHGTITRADADAVEIEFPKDSVYVEMLKEPRRLDQFTAVLQQRLGPQCQLRVRQAEGPSSEERRTAQVAARTQHQRAATEAALKNPLVQEAARILGAEVKEVKVLS from the coding sequence ATGCATCTCGCCCTCGCACGGAAATATCGGCCGCAGACGTTTGCGGATGTGGTCGGGCAGGAGCATGTCACCCGCACGTTGCAAAATGCGCTGACCGGGGGGCGACTGCACCACGCGTACCTGTTTTGTGGGGCGCGGGGCGTAGGCAAGACCACCGTCGCACGCTTGTTGGCCAAGGCCGTGAATTGCGCGGGACGGGGTGAGAGCGCGGAACCGTGCAACACCTGTCCCAGTTGTCTGAATATCACCGACGGGCGCTCGCTGGATGTGCAAGAAATCGACGGCGCGTCCAACACCGGCGTCGACGACGTCCGCGAGATTCGCGAATTCCTCAAATACCTCCCGGCTGGGGATCATTATAAAATTTACGTCATCGACGAAGTCCACATGTTGTCGACTGCGGCGTTCAACGCATTGCTGAAGACGTTGGAAGAGCCGCCGCCGCATGCGCTGTTTGTCTTTGCGACCACGGAACCACAAAGGATCCCGGCCACGATTTTGTCGCGTTGCCAGCGCTACGACTTCCGCCGCGTGAGCGGGCAACGGATCGTCGAAACACTGCGCACGCTCGCACAGCGCGAGGGCTACACGGTGGAGCCGGAAGTCTTGCAACTCCTCGCCATTGAGTCGGAAGGAAGTTTGCGCGACGCCGAATCGCTGCTCGATCAAGCGGTCGCGTTCGCCGGCACGGTCGTGACGGTCGATCAACTGCGCGCGTTGCTCGGTTTCACCGATCGCACCACGTTGCGGAATTTTGTCGAAGCGATTGCCGCGCGGGATGCCGCCACGGTGTTGGAACGATTGGAAGCGGTCTACCAAGCAGGTGGCAATGTGGGGCGGTTGGTCTTGGAGCTCTTGGAACAATTCCGACACCTCTGGGTGATCGCCTCGTGCGGGAAGGCACCGACGCCCGAAAGTCTGCCGCAGGATGATCTGGCGTTTTTGGAAGCCACGGCGAAGCGCTTTACCGTCGCAGAGTGGCAACAGTGGTTTACGTTACTGTATCACGGGATCGAAGAAATCAATCGCAGTCGCTGGCCGAAATTGGCGATGGAGGCGTTGTTGCTCCGCTTGGTGCAAGTGGAACCGGTAACGGCCGTCGGCGCATTGATCGAGCAGGTCGAGCGACTGTTGCAATCGCCGGTGCCACAGGCGCTGGCTCGTACACCAGTGCAGCCCACAAAATCGGCGATGCTACCCGTCGCGCCCCAGCCACTAGTCCCCAGCCGCCAGCCCCCAACTATCACCCCTCCGCCCCCAGTCACCAGTCACCAGCCACCAGTCACATCCCTTTGGTCCACGTGTTTCGAGTGGCTCCAAGCGAATCGGCCGCAGCTGGCGTCGATCCTGGAACACGGCACGATCACGCGGGCCGATGCGGATGCGGTGGAAATCGAGTTCCCGAAGGACTCCGTGTATGTCGAGATGTTGAAGGAACCGCGACGGTTGGATCAATTTACGGCCGTCTTGCAGCAACGTCTCGGTCCTCAGTGCCAATTGCGAGTGCGGCAGGCGGAGGGCCCGTCGTCGGAAGAGCGGCGTACAGCGCAAGTCGCGGCGCGTACGCAACATCAACGCGCTGCGACTGAAGCGGCGTTGAAGAATCCGTTAGTGCAAGAGGCCGCGCGGATCCTGGGTGCCGAAGTGAAAGAAGTGAAGGTCCTGTCGTAA
- the recR gene encoding recombination protein RecR: protein MPTPIDQLAHAFAKLPGIGQKTALRLAFYVIRSEAAYAHELAQALLRVKEAMQLCSICLAPSPQSPCALCLDPRRDHERICVVEEPADVGAIERSGAYRGLYHILHGVLSPLDGIAPEDLRLGELLTRLRAGPVAEVILAMNPTVEGDATATYVAQLLRPFNCRLTRIASGIPLGAEVEYIDPQTLAVALNDRRAIA from the coding sequence ATGCCCACGCCGATCGACCAGCTCGCCCATGCGTTTGCCAAATTGCCGGGGATCGGGCAGAAGACCGCGCTGCGGCTCGCGTTCTACGTGATCCGCAGCGAAGCGGCCTACGCGCACGAGCTGGCGCAGGCCTTACTGCGTGTCAAAGAGGCGATGCAGCTCTGCTCCATCTGTTTGGCGCCGTCGCCGCAAAGCCCGTGCGCGCTGTGCCTCGATCCGCGCCGCGATCACGAACGGATCTGCGTTGTCGAGGAGCCGGCGGATGTCGGCGCGATCGAACGGAGCGGCGCGTATCGCGGACTGTATCATATCTTACACGGCGTCTTGTCGCCGCTCGATGGGATCGCGCCGGAGGACTTGCGGCTCGGCGAATTGTTGACACGCTTGCGGGCCGGACCGGTTGCCGAAGTGATCTTGGCGATGAATCCGACCGTGGAAGGCGATGCGACGGCCACGTATGTGGCGCAGCTGCTGCGCCCGTTCAATTGCCGGCTAACCCGCATCGCCAGCGGTATTCCGCTCGGCGCCGAGGTCGAATATATCGATCCACAAACGTTAGCGGTCGCGCTGAACGACCGCCGCGCGATCGCGTAA
- a CDS encoding GTPase domain-containing protein, with translation MSFINEQQKEINCKVVYFGPALGGKTTTLRAVYRNVHSGKGADPIAIGNDDDRTLFFDFVPLHLGKIKDYTIRLHLYTIPGQAAYDAQRKLIAKGTDGVVFVADSQIQRMEANLASLHELQKILAVDGIALEEFPMIIQYNKRDLPQAAPLAELREVLNPSKVPDFETVATKHEGILDALKAITARVLHDLKTHRAD, from the coding sequence ATGTCATTCATCAACGAGCAGCAAAAAGAGATTAATTGCAAAGTCGTCTATTTCGGTCCCGCATTAGGCGGCAAGACGACGACCCTCCGCGCGGTGTACCGCAACGTGCACAGCGGCAAAGGCGCGGATCCGATCGCGATCGGCAACGACGACGATCGCACGCTGTTCTTCGATTTCGTCCCGCTTCATTTGGGCAAGATCAAAGACTATACGATCCGTCTCCACCTTTACACCATCCCCGGCCAAGCGGCCTACGATGCCCAACGCAAGCTGATCGCCAAAGGAACGGACGGCGTAGTCTTTGTGGCGGATTCGCAGATTCAGCGAATGGAAGCGAACTTGGCCAGTCTGCATGAATTGCAAAAAATCCTCGCCGTCGATGGCATCGCGCTGGAAGAATTTCCGATGATCATCCAATATAACAAACGCGATCTGCCGCAGGCTGCGCCGTTGGCCGAACTCCGCGAGGTGTTGAATCCGTCGAAGGTGCCGGATTTCGAAACGGTGGCCACGAAACACGAAGGCATTCTGGACGCGCTGAAGGCCATCACCGCGCGCGTATTGCACGATTTGAAAACGCATCGGGCCGATTAA
- the fsa gene encoding fructose-6-phosphate aldolase, producing the protein MQFFLDSADINEIRQANAMGCLDGLTTNPSLVAKTGRDFLSVVKEILTEVRGPVSLEVIGTETDTMIREARTLTELGQNVVVKIPLIPAGLVAVKRLASEGIKTNVTLCFSATQALLAAKAGATYISPFIGRLDDAATEGMQLIREIVTIYKNYDFATKVLVASVRNPVHVRDAALLGAHVCTIPWSVLAQLPKHPLTDAGLAKFLEDWKKVPTR; encoded by the coding sequence ATGCAATTCTTCCTAGACTCCGCCGACATCAACGAAATTCGCCAAGCCAACGCAATGGGCTGTCTGGATGGATTAACCACGAATCCGTCACTGGTCGCGAAGACCGGACGCGATTTTCTCAGCGTTGTAAAAGAAATTTTGACCGAAGTCCGCGGGCCGGTCAGCCTGGAAGTCATCGGCACTGAAACCGACACGATGATCCGCGAGGCGCGCACGCTGACGGAATTGGGACAAAACGTCGTCGTGAAAATCCCGCTGATTCCGGCGGGATTGGTGGCCGTCAAACGGCTCGCCAGCGAAGGCATCAAAACCAACGTCACGTTGTGCTTCTCCGCGACACAAGCCTTGCTCGCCGCAAAGGCCGGTGCGACCTACATCAGCCCGTTCATCGGCCGACTCGACGACGCCGCCACCGAAGGGATGCAACTCATCCGCGAGATCGTGACGATTTACAAAAACTACGACTTCGCCACCAAAGTGTTGGTCGCCAGCGTGCGCAATCCCGTGCATGTGCGCGACGCGGCACTGCTCGGCGCCCACGTCTGCACGATTCCGTGGTCGGTCTTGGCCCAATTGCCGAAGCACCCCCTCACCGATGCCGGCTTAGCGAAATTTCTCGAAGATTGGAAAAAAGTCCCGACGCGTTAA